A window of the Teredinibacter franksiae genome harbors these coding sequences:
- a CDS encoding HesA/MoeB/ThiF family protein, producing the protein MNDEQLLRYSRQILLPQIDVQGQEKILAARVLLIGMGGLGSPAAMYLAAAGVGELVLVDDDCVDETNLQRQIVYTEKHVGELKVESAKQTLQSINTAIKIVTFAQRLDVETMAEQVAQADVVLDCSDNLETRQRVNRICFERKKPLVSGAAIRMEGQLVVFDFRDDTTPCYQCLYAVTGEEPLSCSQSGILGPVVGIVGTHQALEALKIISGVSAFARGRLGIFDGVNGEWRYLNFAKDLGCACCGS; encoded by the coding sequence ATGAACGACGAGCAACTGCTGCGCTATAGCCGCCAAATTTTATTGCCACAAATTGATGTGCAGGGGCAGGAAAAAATACTGGCTGCACGGGTGCTGCTCATTGGTATGGGTGGCCTTGGCTCGCCTGCGGCCATGTATCTGGCGGCGGCTGGGGTAGGCGAGTTGGTGCTGGTCGATGATGACTGTGTTGATGAAACAAACCTGCAGCGACAAATCGTTTACACGGAAAAGCATGTGGGGGAATTAAAGGTAGAGTCTGCAAAGCAAACGTTGCAGTCAATAAACACCGCCATAAAAATTGTTACTTTTGCACAGCGTTTAGATGTCGAGACTATGGCTGAGCAGGTTGCGCAGGCCGACGTTGTGTTGGATTGCTCGGATAATCTCGAAACCCGTCAGCGGGTAAATCGCATTTGTTTTGAAAGAAAAAAACCGCTGGTAAGTGGTGCGGCTATTCGAATGGAAGGGCAGTTGGTGGTGTTTGATTTTCGTGATGATACAACCCCCTGTTATCAGTGTTTATATGCCGTAACCGGAGAAGAGCCGTTAAGTTGTTCTCAAAGTGGCATTCTAGGGCCGGTGGTCGGTATTGTGGGTACACATCAAGCATTAGAGGCGTTAAAGATTATTTCCGGAGTGAGTGCTTTTGCCCGAGGGCGGTTAGGGATTTTTGACGGGGTGAACGGCGAGTGGCGATATTTGAATTTTGCTAAAGATTTAGGGTGTGCTTGTTGTGGTTCGTAG
- a CDS encoding TonB-dependent receptor, translated as MRHSPRRNKGFTRQPLAVALGLIATSIAFSTSAQDSPRLEELIVTSQKRTESLQEVPLSVATISGEKLESAGIENLGDLTVHLPNLHFTETGFSTQVRVRGIGSDNSQGFEQSVGMYIDGIYYGRAQLFRAPLMDMQRAELLRGPQSTLFGKNSIAGALNLTTAAPTDELEGKVSISQETEFNTTEINGVISGPLTETLQARLAVRQLTDDGYSYNSYLNVDHPQREETGARLSLTWQATDNLDLYLKAEQSKFDTIGRAIEITHDVALNEGAPTYNQFLNILNQPGFEAELNNVRQTDQEEFSQNEINNLTFKADYALGDNTLTAITGWLEFNYDELCDCDFVAAEILNLDLAEDYQQFSQEFRLASPQGETFEWLAGAFYQSYEQTFSDQINISETNLLTNFYPVMAGTGLRRDFDQTSSSWAAFGRVTWNASDAWHITLGARYTEETKDASKILDLLTLETGQPLVDPLVGITYMGAFLAENQQGTIFPDSGDPILHSGYNVEGSRSESAFTPLLNVEFDINGDMMAYAAFTTGFKAGGFDPRSNNVGSFDYRAVDYVRGTDDFPPPAETESNPLLHYEFEEETATAMEIGMKNTLWDGRAELNFSLYRTLYDDLQISQFDGGVGFNVGNAKETIVQGLEVDGRILLLDELTVQYGMSYLDFEYKDFKNGNCYAGQEKDGVDLDGNGTIDTCDYTGKRGVYTPKLTLNLSLDYYRPLTNQLNWVSILDWQYVDGQQVHVNLDPMGEIEGYNMLGLRLGIDAANWSVAVLGKNLLNETIVSYTGNAPLSDSQFNTNTHYSFVRRPRTIALEAAYRF; from the coding sequence ATGCGCCACTCACCTCGCCGAAACAAAGGTTTCACTCGTCAACCACTAGCCGTTGCTCTCGGCCTCATTGCAACGTCCATCGCCTTCTCTACTTCTGCGCAGGATTCACCGCGCCTTGAGGAGCTGATCGTAACCTCGCAGAAACGCACTGAAAGCTTGCAAGAAGTGCCCCTATCGGTCGCCACCATCAGTGGCGAGAAACTGGAGTCTGCCGGCATTGAAAACCTAGGCGATCTCACGGTGCACCTGCCCAACCTTCATTTTACTGAAACTGGTTTCAGTACTCAGGTGCGAGTGCGCGGTATCGGCTCCGATAACAGCCAGGGCTTTGAGCAGTCGGTCGGCATGTATATCGACGGCATATACTACGGCCGCGCGCAGCTGTTCCGTGCTCCGCTTATGGATATGCAGCGGGCCGAATTACTTCGAGGCCCACAAAGTACGCTCTTTGGAAAAAACAGCATCGCCGGCGCGCTTAACCTAACTACGGCAGCGCCTACCGACGAACTGGAAGGTAAAGTGTCCATTTCTCAGGAAACCGAGTTCAATACCACCGAAATTAACGGTGTGATTTCTGGGCCGCTGACAGAAACCCTGCAAGCCCGGCTGGCCGTGCGCCAGCTAACCGACGACGGCTATTCCTACAACTCATATCTAAACGTTGATCACCCTCAACGCGAGGAAACAGGCGCCCGCCTCAGCTTAACCTGGCAGGCAACCGACAACCTCGATTTATACCTGAAAGCCGAGCAAAGTAAATTCGATACCATTGGTCGCGCAATAGAAATCACCCACGATGTTGCGCTCAACGAGGGTGCCCCAACCTACAACCAGTTCTTGAACATTCTCAACCAACCCGGCTTCGAAGCCGAGCTAAACAATGTGCGCCAAACCGACCAAGAAGAGTTCAGTCAAAACGAAATCAACAATTTAACCTTTAAGGCCGATTACGCACTGGGGGACAACACGCTCACCGCCATTACCGGCTGGCTTGAATTCAATTATGACGAGCTGTGTGACTGTGATTTTGTCGCCGCTGAAATTCTTAACCTCGACTTAGCCGAAGATTACCAACAATTCAGCCAAGAATTTCGCCTCGCCTCACCACAGGGCGAGACCTTCGAATGGCTGGCGGGCGCCTTTTATCAAAGTTACGAGCAGACCTTCAGCGATCAAATTAATATTTCTGAAACCAACCTGCTGACAAACTTTTACCCGGTGATGGCCGGTACAGGCCTACGCCGAGACTTCGACCAAACATCCAGCTCCTGGGCTGCATTCGGCCGCGTGACTTGGAATGCCTCCGACGCTTGGCACATAACGCTGGGAGCGCGCTATACCGAAGAAACCAAAGACGCCAGCAAGATTTTGGACCTGCTCACTCTCGAAACCGGCCAGCCGCTGGTTGACCCACTGGTGGGTATTACCTATATGGGCGCCTTCCTGGCAGAGAATCAGCAGGGGACCATTTTCCCCGACAGCGGCGACCCCATACTGCACAGCGGCTATAACGTGGAAGGCAGCCGTAGTGAATCCGCCTTTACACCATTGCTAAACGTAGAATTCGATATTAATGGCGACATGATGGCCTACGCGGCTTTCACCACCGGATTCAAAGCGGGCGGTTTCGACCCGCGCTCAAATAATGTCGGCTCGTTTGATTACCGTGCGGTAGATTATGTCCGCGGAACAGATGATTTCCCGCCACCTGCGGAGACCGAAAGCAACCCATTGCTACATTATGAATTTGAAGAAGAAACAGCCACCGCCATGGAAATAGGCATGAAAAACACCCTATGGGATGGCCGGGCAGAATTAAATTTCTCTCTTTACCGCACACTCTATGACGACTTACAAATAAGTCAGTTCGATGGTGGTGTAGGGTTTAATGTGGGTAACGCCAAAGAAACTATTGTGCAGGGGCTGGAAGTCGATGGCCGTATACTGCTACTAGACGAACTGACAGTTCAATACGGTATGTCGTACCTCGATTTTGAATACAAAGACTTCAAAAACGGCAACTGTTATGCGGGCCAAGAGAAAGATGGTGTAGATCTAGACGGCAATGGCACTATTGATACCTGTGATTACACCGGTAAGCGCGGTGTTTATACGCCGAAACTCACACTCAACCTGTCACTGGATTACTACCGGCCGCTCACCAACCAACTGAACTGGGTGTCTATTCTAGATTGGCAGTATGTTGACGGCCAACAGGTTCATGTAAACCTAGACCCAATGGGTGAAATTGAAGGCTACAACATGCTTGGCCTGCGCTTGGGAATAGATGCCGCCAACTGGAGTGTGGCGGTACTGGGCAAAAACCTGTTGAATGAAACAATTGTCAGCTATACCGGTAATGCGCCGCTATCCGACTCTCAGTTTAACACCAACACGCATTACAGTTTTGTTAGGCGACCAAGGACAATTGCGCTGGAAGCCGCTTACCGTTTTTAA
- a CDS encoding NAD-dependent epimerase translates to MKILVTGAAGFIGQALSEAFLKRGDHVVGIDNMNDYYAVTLKESRLERLKKYDQFEFHKLDLADRAGMEALFQNNQFDRVVNLAAQAGVRYSIENPHAYIDSNIVGFLNILEGCRHSKVPHLVYASSSSVFGANKEQPFSETHNVDHPVSLYAASKKSNELMAHAYSSLYKLPTTGLRFFTVYGPWGRPDMAPILFTKGIVEGQPINIFNNGDMERDFTYIDDIVEGVIRVTDKIPAASEQWDGHQPDPSSSYCPYKVYNIGNNTPVRLMDFVQAIENALGKTAEKNMMPMQPGDVPSTCADVSSLERDVGFKPATSIEDGINKFVAWYRDYYKV, encoded by the coding sequence ATGAAAATTTTAGTTACCGGTGCTGCCGGCTTTATTGGTCAGGCACTAAGCGAGGCCTTTTTAAAACGCGGCGATCATGTTGTTGGTATAGACAACATGAACGACTACTACGCCGTTACACTGAAAGAATCGCGCCTTGAACGGCTAAAGAAGTACGACCAATTTGAATTTCACAAACTGGACCTAGCGGATCGCGCAGGCATGGAAGCGCTGTTTCAAAACAATCAGTTCGATCGCGTTGTTAACCTCGCCGCTCAAGCCGGTGTGCGCTATTCCATCGAAAATCCGCACGCTTATATCGATTCTAACATCGTGGGCTTTCTGAATATTCTTGAAGGCTGTCGCCACAGTAAAGTACCGCATTTAGTGTACGCTTCGTCGAGCTCTGTATTCGGTGCCAATAAAGAGCAACCTTTTTCTGAAACCCATAATGTAGACCACCCCGTTTCACTTTATGCCGCCAGTAAAAAATCTAACGAATTAATGGCGCATGCCTACAGCAGCCTCTACAAGCTACCCACCACAGGCCTGCGATTCTTTACGGTGTACGGTCCCTGGGGTCGCCCAGATATGGCGCCCATACTGTTTACCAAGGGCATTGTTGAAGGCCAACCGATTAACATCTTCAATAATGGTGATATGGAGCGCGACTTCACTTATATCGACGATATTGTTGAGGGTGTAATACGCGTTACCGATAAAATTCCAGCCGCCAGTGAGCAATGGGATGGCCACCAGCCAGACCCATCCTCCAGCTACTGCCCATACAAGGTATACAACATTGGCAACAACACACCCGTGCGGTTAATGGACTTTGTACAGGCCATCGAAAACGCATTGGGCAAAACGGCCGAGAAAAACATGATGCCCATGCAGCCTGGCGATGTACCCTCGACATGCGCTGATGTCAGCTCACTTGAGCGCGATGTTGGCTTCAAACCTGCTACCAGCATTGAAGACGGCATCAATAAATTTGTCGCTTGGTATCGCGATTACTACAAGGTATAA
- a CDS encoding nucleotide sugar dehydrogenase — translation MHDRKISVIGLGYVGLPVAVAFGKQQQTIGFDINVERIAELKNGEDRTLEVEPEDLGNADIYFTATPSDLAKADFHIIAVPTPINDSRQPDLSPLIGASKTVGPHLKKGDIVVYESTVYPGATEEDCVPILEGLSGLTCGQDFFVGYSPERINPGDKEHTFTNITKIVSGQTPEVLDIVAAVYSSVVTAGVFKASSIKVAEAAKVIENTQRDLNIALMNELALIFNRLDIDTLDVLEAAGTKWNFLPFRPGLVGGHCIGVDPYYLTHKAEKMGYHPDVILAGRMINDGMGEFIASQAIKHLIKAGKVVKGARVAIMGLTFKEDCPDLRNSKVIDVIKAFQDYGVELLVHDPMADGTEAHHEYGVTLVNDDAITNIDALLFTVAHSQYKSLSLDTIRSYLNEDAGVFDVKCMLDREAFADAGIPLWRL, via the coding sequence ATGCATGATCGTAAAATTTCTGTCATCGGCTTGGGCTACGTAGGCCTCCCCGTTGCCGTTGCTTTCGGCAAACAACAACAAACCATTGGTTTTGATATTAACGTCGAGCGCATAGCGGAGTTAAAAAACGGCGAAGACCGTACGCTGGAAGTGGAGCCAGAAGATCTGGGCAACGCCGATATTTACTTTACCGCCACCCCCAGCGACCTTGCCAAAGCCGACTTTCATATCATTGCGGTGCCCACACCCATTAACGACTCTCGCCAGCCCGACCTGAGCCCACTGATCGGCGCCTCCAAAACCGTTGGCCCACACCTGAAAAAAGGCGACATCGTCGTCTACGAGTCCACGGTGTACCCCGGTGCCACCGAGGAAGATTGCGTGCCCATTCTTGAAGGCCTCTCAGGCTTAACCTGCGGCCAAGACTTCTTTGTTGGCTACTCGCCCGAACGCATTAACCCCGGCGATAAAGAACATACCTTTACCAATATCACCAAAATCGTGTCTGGGCAGACACCTGAGGTTCTGGATATTGTCGCGGCAGTCTATTCCAGTGTCGTCACCGCCGGTGTATTCAAAGCGTCGTCCATTAAGGTGGCCGAGGCCGCAAAGGTGATAGAGAACACCCAGCGCGACCTTAATATTGCACTAATGAATGAATTGGCGCTGATTTTTAACCGCCTAGATATCGACACTCTAGACGTACTCGAAGCCGCCGGTACCAAGTGGAATTTCCTCCCCTTTCGCCCCGGCCTCGTCGGCGGCCACTGTATTGGTGTTGACCCCTACTACCTCACCCATAAAGCCGAAAAAATGGGTTACCACCCCGATGTGATACTTGCCGGCCGTATGATTAACGATGGCATGGGCGAATTTATTGCCTCACAGGCCATTAAGCACCTAATTAAAGCCGGTAAAGTAGTCAAGGGCGCACGCGTTGCCATTATGGGGCTGACATTCAAAGAAGATTGCCCCGACCTGCGCAACTCCAAAGTTATTGATGTGATTAAAGCCTTTCAGGACTACGGCGTTGAGCTGCTAGTACACGACCCTATGGCCGACGGTACAGAAGCGCATCACGAATACGGTGTAACCCTGGTAAACGATGACGCCATAACTAATATTGATGCTTTGCTGTTTACCGTTGCCCACAGCCAGTATAAAAGCCTTTCACTCGACACCATACGCTCCTACCTGAATGAGGATGCTGGTGTATTTGATGTGAAATGCATGCTGGACCGAGAAGCATTCGCGGATGCGGGTATTCCTTTGTGGCGGCTTTAA
- the rhlB gene encoding ATP-dependent RNA helicase RhlB, whose protein sequence is MTDAPNSNPQTLDPKSSAIQEERDITGSKPIDNTEEKLPFEALELTEPVAKALKDMGFSYCSPIQAKSLPYSLSGHDVLGKAQTGTGKTAAFLVAAFEDLLRQPPPEERFAGEARALIIAPTRELVMQIAKDAKAIGKYTDLKVHTLVGGMDFNKQLNALHSQHVDILVATPGRLLDMCERREVYLDQAEVLVIDEADRMLDMGFIPQVKRIVRMTPQKTHRQTMLFSATFSNDVLRLSEQWMHEPVTVEIEPESVATDTVEQLVYLVSSDEKLPLLVNLIHQPDVKNLMVFANRRDECRRLHEKLRNKGFRVGLLSGEIPQGKRLKTLEDFKAGRLQALIATDVAGRGIHIDGVSHVVNYMLPEEPEDYVHRIGRTGRAGNSGKSISFACENDAFRLPAIEELLGRKLVCEQPPEHLLG, encoded by the coding sequence ATGACAGACGCACCGAATAGCAACCCTCAAACCCTTGACCCAAAGTCTTCTGCTATACAGGAAGAGCGCGACATCACCGGGAGTAAACCCATAGATAATACCGAAGAAAAACTACCTTTCGAAGCGCTGGAACTCACCGAGCCGGTGGCCAAAGCGCTGAAAGACATGGGCTTTAGTTACTGCTCGCCGATTCAGGCAAAATCTTTACCTTATAGTTTGAGCGGGCACGATGTGCTGGGTAAAGCGCAAACCGGAACCGGCAAAACCGCAGCCTTTCTTGTTGCTGCATTCGAAGACCTGTTGCGTCAGCCACCACCAGAGGAGCGTTTCGCTGGGGAGGCGCGGGCACTGATAATCGCGCCCACTCGTGAACTCGTCATGCAAATTGCCAAAGACGCCAAAGCCATTGGTAAATATACCGATCTTAAAGTCCATACCTTGGTGGGCGGCATGGACTTTAATAAACAGCTCAATGCCTTGCATTCTCAGCATGTCGACATTCTCGTGGCGACACCGGGGCGCTTGTTGGACATGTGTGAACGGCGGGAGGTATATCTTGATCAAGCCGAAGTGTTGGTTATTGACGAGGCCGATCGCATGCTGGATATGGGCTTCATTCCTCAGGTTAAACGCATTGTGCGTATGACGCCGCAAAAGACGCATCGGCAAACGATGCTGTTTTCGGCCACCTTCTCGAACGATGTTTTACGCTTGTCTGAGCAGTGGATGCACGAGCCGGTAACCGTAGAAATCGAGCCAGAATCAGTAGCAACCGACACCGTGGAGCAGCTTGTCTATCTTGTCTCCAGTGACGAAAAGCTGCCGTTGTTAGTTAACCTCATCCATCAGCCGGATGTAAAAAACCTTATGGTATTTGCTAACCGTCGCGATGAGTGTCGCCGGTTACACGAAAAACTGCGCAACAAGGGGTTTAGGGTTGGCTTGTTATCGGGTGAGATACCCCAGGGGAAACGCTTGAAAACCCTAGAAGATTTCAAAGCCGGTAGGCTGCAAGCGCTAATCGCAACCGACGTGGCCGGCCGAGGTATTCATATCGACGGTGTTAGCCACGTGGTGAATTACATGCTACCGGAAGAGCCTGAAGATTATGTTCACCGCATTGGGCGCACCGGGCGTGCAGGTAATAGCGGCAAGTCCATCAGCTTTGCCTGTGAAAACGATGCCTTTCGCTTGCCCGCTATTGAAGAGTTACTGGGGCGTAAGCTTGTCTGTGAGCAACCCCCGGAGCACCTGCTTGGCTAG
- a CDS encoding diguanylate cyclase, with protein sequence MKSILVVEDSAIVMKVLRHVLARSSLIHPVYASSLHEAKALVESGDYAFFAALVDLTLPDAPNGEVVDYTLALKLPTVVLTGSFDAERREVLLAKGIVDYVTKEGRFSYQYALGVLHRLIKNQTIKVLIVDDSSTQRNFIVNLLRLHLYQVVEASDGVDAIKALLAHPDIKVLITDYNMPRMDGCELVKTIRAKYEKTDLIIIGLSSDSESALSARFIKNGANDFLRKPFNHEEFFCRISHNVEFVELIEQVRDTANRDELTGCYNRKYFFEQGANFRDRAVQKGGPLSVVVIDLDRFKQINDKYGHEIGNFVMQRVAEGLRKTFDRFLLARAGGAEFFALLPGLPNEKAVEFVDRVRELIAADRQIVGQDETSISFSAGVTSLLGESIDDMLYSAGLCLHRAKDAGGDLVFGDDDSDL encoded by the coding sequence ATGAAAAGCATTCTTGTAGTTGAAGACAGTGCAATTGTGATGAAGGTGTTGCGCCACGTTTTGGCGCGTAGCAGCCTTATACACCCTGTTTATGCCAGTAGCCTGCATGAGGCAAAAGCCTTGGTGGAAAGCGGTGACTACGCTTTCTTTGCTGCGCTGGTCGATCTTACCCTTCCCGATGCCCCCAACGGTGAAGTTGTTGATTACACTTTGGCGTTAAAACTGCCTACCGTGGTACTTACCGGTAGTTTCGATGCGGAGCGTCGCGAAGTGCTACTTGCCAAGGGCATAGTCGATTATGTGACCAAAGAGGGCCGGTTTTCTTACCAGTATGCTTTGGGTGTACTCCACCGGCTCATTAAAAATCAGACGATTAAGGTTTTAATCGTTGATGACTCCAGTACGCAGCGAAATTTTATTGTCAATTTACTGCGCCTTCATCTCTATCAGGTTGTTGAGGCCTCTGATGGCGTAGACGCCATTAAAGCACTACTTGCCCACCCCGATATCAAAGTATTGATTACCGATTACAACATGCCGCGCATGGACGGTTGTGAACTGGTAAAAACAATACGTGCAAAATATGAAAAAACCGACCTAATTATTATTGGTTTGTCTTCGGATAGCGAAAGTGCGCTCTCTGCACGCTTCATTAAAAACGGCGCTAATGATTTTTTACGTAAACCCTTTAACCACGAGGAGTTTTTCTGCCGTATTTCCCACAACGTAGAGTTTGTGGAGTTAATCGAGCAGGTGCGGGATACTGCGAATCGCGACGAACTTACGGGGTGTTATAACCGAAAATACTTCTTCGAACAGGGCGCTAATTTTCGTGATAGGGCAGTACAAAAGGGTGGCCCTTTATCGGTGGTGGTTATTGACCTTGATCGCTTTAAGCAGATTAATGACAAATATGGCCATGAAATTGGTAATTTTGTTATGCAACGGGTGGCTGAGGGCTTAAGAAAAACGTTTGATCGCTTCCTACTGGCTCGGGCGGGCGGCGCCGAATTTTTTGCGTTGCTGCCGGGTTTACCCAATGAAAAGGCGGTGGAGTTTGTTGATCGAGTACGTGAGCTTATAGCCGCCGATAGACAGATTGTGGGTCAAGATGAAACCAGCATCAGTTTTAGTGCCGGCGTTACCAGCTTGTTGGGTGAAAGCATCGACGATATGCTGTATTCGGCGGGATTGTGCTTACATAGGGCCAAGGACGCGGGCGGTGACCTGGTATTTGGCGATGATGACTCTGACCTTTAA
- a CDS encoding glycosyl hydrolase family 8, producing the protein MDTGAYQNLFVEAGYSADQVAKRLEQNFQQLFYGEPENQAVYFPAGHNSSGPLAYIFDINSNDVRSEGMSYGMMIAVQMDKKAEFDAIWNWSLTHMYHHNTAHPANGYFAWSVKSTGENIDDMPAPDGEEYFITALYFAAERWGNGEGIYQYSRWADRILSDALHREIVTGTTNRGEMTAGNLFDKSHKMVRFTPDAVNASYTDASYHLPAFYDVWARVGPEQDRDFWRKAAQVSRDYFVQTAHPKTSLTPDYGNFDGSPWAAPWRKDSVDFRYDAWRTAMNWSMDWAWWGKDTRQVGLSNRLQAFFAAEGMTTYESLYTLEGEKLGGGQTAALVAMNATAGLAADHPRKHDFTRALWARQPPTGHYRYYDGMLYLMAFLHCSGEFKAWLPGSK; encoded by the coding sequence GTGGATACCGGCGCTTACCAAAATTTGTTTGTGGAGGCGGGTTATTCGGCTGATCAGGTAGCCAAACGCTTAGAGCAGAACTTTCAGCAATTATTTTATGGCGAGCCAGAAAATCAGGCAGTTTACTTTCCGGCGGGCCACAATAGCAGCGGCCCATTGGCTTACATTTTCGATATAAACAGTAATGATGTGCGTTCGGAGGGTATGTCCTACGGCATGATGATTGCGGTGCAGATGGATAAAAAGGCGGAGTTCGACGCAATATGGAATTGGTCGCTCACGCATATGTATCATCACAATACCGCCCATCCGGCCAACGGGTATTTTGCTTGGTCGGTAAAAAGTACCGGTGAAAATATTGACGATATGCCGGCGCCAGATGGAGAGGAATATTTTATAACGGCACTGTACTTTGCCGCCGAGCGCTGGGGTAATGGTGAGGGAATATATCAATATTCCCGTTGGGCTGATCGCATACTAAGTGATGCCTTACACCGGGAAATAGTAACAGGCACCACTAACCGGGGTGAGATGACCGCGGGTAATCTTTTCGATAAAAGCCATAAAATGGTGCGTTTTACTCCAGACGCCGTAAACGCTAGCTACACTGACGCCTCCTACCATTTGCCCGCTTTCTATGACGTTTGGGCGAGGGTGGGGCCAGAGCAAGATCGTGACTTTTGGCGCAAAGCGGCGCAGGTCAGTCGCGATTATTTTGTTCAAACTGCCCACCCGAAAACATCATTAACGCCCGACTATGGGAATTTCGATGGCTCACCTTGGGCGGCACCCTGGCGTAAAGACTCTGTAGATTTTCGCTACGATGCTTGGCGGACGGCGATGAACTGGTCGATGGACTGGGCGTGGTGGGGGAAGGATACACGGCAGGTTGGGCTTAGTAATCGCCTGCAGGCATTTTTTGCGGCTGAAGGCATGACAACCTATGAAAGCCTATACACGCTGGAGGGAGAAAAACTGGGAGGCGGTCAAACAGCGGCCCTTGTTGCAATGAATGCCACCGCAGGCCTTGCCGCCGACCATCCGCGCAAACACGATTTTACCCGCGCGCTTTGGGCGCGTCAGCCGCCAACCGGCCATTACCGCTACTACGATGGTATGTTGTATTTAATGGCCTTTTTACATTGTAGCGGTGAGTTTAAAGCTTGGTTGCCGGGCTCAAAGTAA